In Nostoc edaphicum CCNP1411, the sequence TAAAAAATCTAATAGAAGAGATTGTTGGTATAGACCTGAACAACAGCAGTCAAATAGCTATAAAAACATAGATTCTGCAAGGCTTCTATTTACTTAATACCGTGATAAAAATTGTGGTAATAGTTACCAAGTTCGGATTTTGACAATCAAATCCCAAAAGTACTAGAAGTAAGGCTTTAGACTGCTTCCAGCATCATAATTCTCTGTAAACTCAGCTTAATAATTAGTCACACATTTTGAGCAATACCCATGCTGTATCTTTGCCAAATCTTAAGTGCATCTTCATGGGTAATATGCTGTGGGCAACGATTTGAACCTCCAGACTGATTGCGATTCTCGTATGGATGCACAATATTTTGTAAAGGCGCACAACTGTAAGCCTTTACCATATTCCACACAATTGAAAACGGCTATAAAATCTAGTTATAGGTTGGTAGAGTGATTCTCTGAAAGAAACGGCTATGCGATCGCACAAAGCACCCACCAGAAGCGATCTGATGGCAAAATCCCAAAATTTCTTGGTAATGTTAGGGAACTCCAAGAAATAAATTATCCAATATTGTGGGGTGGCATCTTGCCCGCCATATAAACTGCGATCTCGTGTCGCCCACCCCACAGGAGTTAATTGGATATTTTTTATTTGGAAGTCCCTTAACTTTCTTCGCGCCTACACAAGTTTTTTTAGTCTTTAACTGAAATTATTTAAATAGAAATCAATTTTTGATGGATTATTCTGTCTCATACCAGTAGCGAGGTAGAGAATCAATATAGCCAAAAATTACTTCAGCGTTATGCTCAAGCACCATTTAACTTACTATGTTTATTGTCCCCCAGTTCAATGGGCTACATCTGCCTACGCTTAGGTCATTATGGCAAAATCTAAGAAAAGCTCTACCCCCATCAATCTCAGCGATCCACAATATTATCTTAACCGAGAGTTAAGCTGGCTAGAATTTAATGGCAGAGTATTACATGAAGCCTGTGACGATCGCACCCCACTTCTGGAACGCCTGAAGTTTTTGGGAATATTCAACTCTAATTTAGATGAGTTTTTCATGGTGCGCGTTGCTGGTTTAAAGCAACAAGTAGAAGCGAAAGTCAGCCTGTTAACTCCCGATGGTCGGACACCACAACAACAGTTAGACGATATTAGGTCTACCCTCATTCCCCATGTAAAGAAAGAGCATCAACATTTTGAAGAAGTACTTCGTCCGCTACTAGCAAATCATGGCATCCATATCCTGAATTACATAGATTTGAATCAAAAACAGCGGACTCATCTCGACAGTTATTTTGAGGAACAAGTTTTTCCAGTTTTGACTCCTCTGGCTGTTGATCCGAGTCATCCCTTTCCTTTTATTTCTAATCTCAGTCTGAATCTGGCTGTTGTGGTCAAAAATCCAGACACCGAAGAAGAATTCTTTGCCAGAGTCAAAGTCCCCAGTGTTCTGCCACGATTTTTACCGATACCGCCTGAGTTGGGAGATCAGAACAGCGAAAAACCTGCCCACTGGACTGGAGTACCTTTAGAACAGGCGATCGCTCATAACTTGGAATCTCTATTTCCAGGGATGAATATTCAAGAATATCATCCGTTCCGGATTACCCGTGATGCCGATTTGGTCTTAGAAGAAGATGAAGCAGATGATTTATTGTTAGCGATCGAACAGGAATTGCGAAAACGGCGACTAGGTGGGAGTCCAGTCCGGCTAGAAATTCAGTCTCAGACTCCTGACATAGTGCGATCGCGATTATTGCAAGATTTGGAATTAACAGAAAGCGATCTCTACGAAGTAGACGGACTTTTGGGACTGCGGGATTTAATGTATTTCATGTCCTTACCACTGCCAGAACTCAAAGATCCACCACGCCAATCTGTTGTACCAATACGGTTGCAAAGACTGAGGGAACCGAGTTTAGATCCAGATGTTCTAGAAACGGACGAAGGAAAAGACTTTTTTGCTGTGATTCGGGAAAAGGATTTACTAGTACACCATCCTTATCAATCCTTTTCAGAAACAGTCGTGCGCTTTATTACCCATGCCGCCTACGATTCAAATGTGTTAGCCATCAAGATGACCCTTTACCGGACTTCTGGCGACTCACCCATCGTCAACGCCTTAATTGCTGCTGCTGAAAATGGTAAGCAGGTATCCGTGCTGGTGGAATTAAAGGCGCGGTTTGATGAGGAGAATAATATTTACTGGGCAAGACGACTAGAAAGAGTTGGAGTTCATGTTGTCTATGGTTTAGTGGGTCTGAAAACCCATAGTAAAACCGTCATGGTAGTACGGCGCGAAAAAGACCGGATACGTCGCTACGTGCATATTGGGACTGGTAACTATAACCCCAAAACCGCACGACTGTATACAGATTTGGGATTGTTTAGTTGCCGTGAAGAATTGGGTGCTGACATCACAGATTTATTTAATTTCTTGACAGGCTACTCTTTACAAAAATCTTATCGAGAGTTGCTGGTTGCGCCTGTGAATATGCGCGATCGCTTTTTGTCACTAATTCACCGCGAAATCGAAAATGTTCAAAACGGGTTTTCTGGGCGCATAGTTGCCAAAATGAATTCCCTAGTCGATCCACAAATTATCGCCACACTATATGAAGCTTCCCGCGCCGGAGTGCAAATTGACTTAATTATTAGGGGCGTTTGCTGTTTGCGCCCAGGACTCAAAGACATTAGTGAAAATATTCGCATAATCAGCATTGTCGGTCGCTTTTTAGAACACTCTCGGATTTATTATTTTCATAACAATACACAGGAGGAAATCTATATTGGCAGTGCCGACTGGATGCGCCGCAACCTAGATCGCCGAGTCGAAGTAATTACCCCAGTCAAAGACCCAGATATTGCTAAAGATTTGCAAGAAATTATGGGAATTATGCTCGCAGATAATCGCCAAGCTTGGGAATTACAAGCCGATGGCACTTATATTCAACGTCGTCCCTATGATGATTCTCCAGAAGCAAATTCCCAAAAAATTCTTATGAACATGGCATTACGCTCAACTGGTGTAGCCTCAAACCTGATTGATTAAAAAATAAGTTACTTGTACCTTGACAACTAGCTCAACTTAGTTTTTTTTAGAAAAATTTAATCTTCTGAGCAGTTGTCTAAGTTGTTTTTCATGGGTTCACACAAGTTATTCAACCATAGGATAGAGTCAGGGCTGGCACTTGTTCCCATAAACTAGAGGGGTTATTTTGAATAATTTCGTCTTGCCCCTCAATGTTAATGTTATCCTGTGAGCTTTCTACCTTGCGTGTTCTAGTAGTTGACGACCACGAACTGACTCGTTTAACCTTGCAATTGGTTTTCTCTTGCCAGGAAAATATTCAAGTAGTAGGTTTAGCCAGCAATGGTGAAGAAGCGATAGAAATGGTTAAACGTTGCCATCCTGATGTCATTGTTCTAGATTTACAAATGCCTGTCATGGATGGCTGGAGTGCGTCTAGTCACATTAAAGCTATATCTCCGAACACCCAGATTCTTGCTTACTCCTCAGTAGAAGACGTAAATTTTCAGGGGACAAAGGCAATGTCTAGCTTTGATGATGTTTGTAAGAAAGATGTGCCTACAAGCGAACTTATTGCCCTAGTTAGGCAGTTAGGTCAGCGTGCAGGAGATGGTTCATTTGCAGGATAAATGATACAGCAATATTGCTTCGTCAACTCAGGCTTAGTTCAATTCTGGGGGTTTGAGCACATGATAATAGTGAG encodes:
- the ppk1 gene encoding polyphosphate kinase 1; its protein translation is MAKSKKSSTPINLSDPQYYLNRELSWLEFNGRVLHEACDDRTPLLERLKFLGIFNSNLDEFFMVRVAGLKQQVEAKVSLLTPDGRTPQQQLDDIRSTLIPHVKKEHQHFEEVLRPLLANHGIHILNYIDLNQKQRTHLDSYFEEQVFPVLTPLAVDPSHPFPFISNLSLNLAVVVKNPDTEEEFFARVKVPSVLPRFLPIPPELGDQNSEKPAHWTGVPLEQAIAHNLESLFPGMNIQEYHPFRITRDADLVLEEDEADDLLLAIEQELRKRRLGGSPVRLEIQSQTPDIVRSRLLQDLELTESDLYEVDGLLGLRDLMYFMSLPLPELKDPPRQSVVPIRLQRLREPSLDPDVLETDEGKDFFAVIREKDLLVHHPYQSFSETVVRFITHAAYDSNVLAIKMTLYRTSGDSPIVNALIAAAENGKQVSVLVELKARFDEENNIYWARRLERVGVHVVYGLVGLKTHSKTVMVVRREKDRIRRYVHIGTGNYNPKTARLYTDLGLFSCREELGADITDLFNFLTGYSLQKSYRELLVAPVNMRDRFLSLIHREIENVQNGFSGRIVAKMNSLVDPQIIATLYEASRAGVQIDLIIRGVCCLRPGLKDISENIRIISIVGRFLEHSRIYYFHNNTQEEIYIGSADWMRRNLDRRVEVITPVKDPDIAKDLQEIMGIMLADNRQAWELQADGTYIQRRPYDDSPEANSQKILMNMALRSTGVASNLID
- a CDS encoding response regulator; amino-acid sequence: MLMLSCELSTLRVLVVDDHELTRLTLQLVFSCQENIQVVGLASNGEEAIEMVKRCHPDVIVLDLQMPVMDGWSASSHIKAISPNTQILAYSSVEDVNFQGTKAMSSFDDVCKKDVPTSELIALVRQLGQRAGDGSFAG